From Streptomyces qinzhouensis, one genomic window encodes:
- a CDS encoding leucyl aminopeptidase has translation MTALTLSTAGAATLRADAVVVGVAKGAKGPVVAPGAEAVDTAFDGRLATVLDTLGASGAEGEAIKLPSPAGLKAPVVLAVGLGAAPQQDGAYSAEALRRAAGTAARTLAGAKKAAFALPIASAADAEAVAEGALLGAYAFTAYQGGDGAKGSGKTPLAEVALLGAKPRDKAYKAAAERALILAEEVNRARDLINTPPNDLTPEAFAAVASAAGKEVGVKVQILDEKALVKGGFGGILGVGQGSANPPRLVKLSYTPAKDAKGAKHLALIGKGITYDSGGISLKPAGHNETMKCDMSGAAAVFAAVVAAARLGLPVNVTGWLALAENMPSGTATRPGDVLRMYSGKTVEVLNTDAEGRLVLADALWKASEENPDAIVDVATLTGAMVLALGNRTFGVMANDDAFRTTIHETAEEVGEQSWPMPLPPELRKGMDSPTADIANMGERMGGGLVAGLFLQEFVGEGITWAHLDIAGPAFHEGAPYGYTPKGGTGSSVRTLVRLAEKLGEGEPA, from the coding sequence CACTGCCGGCGCAGCGACGCTGCGCGCCGACGCCGTGGTCGTCGGTGTCGCGAAGGGCGCCAAGGGCCCGGTGGTCGCGCCGGGCGCCGAGGCCGTGGACACGGCGTTCGACGGCAGGCTCGCCACCGTTCTGGACACCCTCGGGGCCTCCGGCGCCGAGGGCGAGGCGATCAAGCTTCCGTCTCCCGCCGGGCTGAAGGCGCCGGTCGTCCTCGCCGTCGGTCTGGGCGCCGCGCCCCAGCAGGACGGGGCGTACTCCGCCGAGGCGCTGCGCCGGGCCGCGGGCACCGCCGCCCGGACCCTGGCCGGGGCGAAGAAGGCCGCGTTCGCGCTGCCGATCGCCTCCGCCGCCGACGCCGAGGCCGTCGCCGAGGGCGCCCTGCTGGGCGCGTACGCCTTCACCGCCTACCAGGGCGGCGACGGTGCCAAGGGCAGTGGCAAGACCCCGCTCGCCGAGGTCGCCCTGCTCGGCGCCAAGCCGCGCGACAAGGCCTACAAGGCCGCCGCCGAGCGCGCCCTGATCCTGGCCGAGGAGGTCAACCGGGCCCGTGACCTGATCAACACCCCGCCGAACGACCTCACCCCGGAGGCGTTCGCCGCGGTGGCGAGCGCGGCCGGTAAGGAGGTGGGTGTCAAGGTTCAGATCCTCGATGAGAAGGCGCTGGTCAAGGGCGGCTTCGGCGGGATCCTGGGTGTCGGTCAGGGTTCGGCGAACCCGCCGCGCCTGGTGAAGCTGAGCTACACCCCGGCCAAGGACGCCAAGGGCGCCAAGCATCTGGCGCTGATCGGCAAGGGCATCACGTACGACTCCGGCGGCATCTCCCTGAAGCCGGCCGGGCACAACGAGACGATGAAGTGCGACATGAGCGGTGCCGCCGCCGTGTTCGCCGCCGTCGTCGCCGCCGCCCGGCTCGGGCTGCCGGTGAACGTGACCGGCTGGCTGGCGCTCGCCGAGAACATGCCGTCCGGCACCGCCACCCGCCCCGGTGATGTGCTGCGGATGTACAGCGGCAAGACCGTCGAGGTGCTCAACACCGACGCCGAGGGCCGGCTCGTCCTGGCGGACGCGCTGTGGAAGGCGTCCGAGGAGAACCCGGACGCGATCGTCGACGTGGCGACGCTGACCGGGGCGATGGTCCTGGCGCTCGGCAACCGCACCTTCGGTGTGATGGCCAACGACGACGCCTTCCGTACCACGATCCACGAGACGGCGGAGGAGGTCGGCGAGCAGTCGTGGCCGATGCCGCTCCCGCCGGAGCTGCGCAAGGGCATGGACTCGCCGACCGCCGACATCGCCAACATGGGCGAGCGGATGGGCGGCGGCCTGGTCGCCGGTCTGTTCCTCCAGGAGTTCGTCGGCGAGGGCATCACCTGGGCCCATCTGGACATCGCCGGTCCGGCGTTCCACGAGGGCGCCCCGTACGGCTACACCCCGAAGGGCGGCACCGGCTCCTCCGTGCGCACCCTGGTCCGCCTGGCGGAGAAGCTGGGCGAGGGCGAGCCGGCCTGA
- the lpdA gene encoding dihydrolipoyl dehydrogenase: MANDASTVFDLVILGGGSGGYAAALRGAQLGLDVALIEKGKLGGTCLHYGCIPTKALLHAGEIADQARESEQFGVKATFEGIDVAAVHKYKDDVISGLYKGLQGLIASRKITVIEGEGRLSSPTSVDVNGRRIEGRHILLATGSVPKSLPGLEIDGNRIISSDHALKLDRVPQSAIVLGGGVIGVEFASAWRSFGAEVTVIEGLKHLVPVEDENSSKLLERAFRKRGIKFNLGTFFEKAEYTQDGVRVTLADGKVFEAEVLLVAVGRGPVSAGLGYEEQGVAMDRGYVLADEYMRTNVPTISAVGDLVPTLQLAHVGFAEGILVAERLAGLKTVPIDYDGVPRVTYCHPEVASVGITEAKAKEIYGADKVVALKYNLGGNGKSKILKTQGEIKLVQVKDGAVVGVHMVGDRMGEQIGEAQLIYNWEALPSEVAQLIHAHPTQNEALGEAHLALAGKPLHAHD, from the coding sequence GTGGCGAACGACGCCAGCACCGTTTTCGACCTAGTGATCCTCGGCGGCGGTAGCGGTGGTTACGCCGCGGCCCTGCGCGGGGCTCAGCTCGGGCTCGATGTCGCCCTCATCGAGAAGGGCAAGCTCGGCGGTACCTGCCTGCACTACGGCTGCATTCCCACCAAGGCTCTGCTGCACGCCGGCGAGATCGCCGACCAGGCCCGCGAGTCCGAGCAGTTCGGCGTGAAGGCCACGTTCGAGGGCATCGACGTGGCCGCGGTGCACAAGTACAAGGACGATGTGATCTCGGGCCTCTACAAGGGGCTCCAGGGGCTGATCGCCTCCCGCAAGATCACCGTCATCGAGGGCGAGGGGCGTCTGTCCTCCCCCACCTCGGTCGATGTCAACGGACGCCGGATCGAAGGCCGCCACATCCTCCTGGCGACCGGCTCGGTTCCGAAGTCGCTGCCCGGTCTGGAGATCGACGGCAACCGCATCATCTCCTCCGACCACGCGCTGAAGCTGGACCGGGTCCCGCAGTCCGCGATCGTGCTCGGCGGCGGCGTCATCGGTGTCGAGTTCGCCTCCGCGTGGCGTTCCTTCGGCGCCGAGGTCACCGTGATCGAGGGGCTCAAGCACCTGGTCCCGGTCGAGGACGAGAACAGCTCCAAGCTGCTGGAGCGGGCCTTCCGCAAGCGCGGTATCAAGTTCAACCTGGGCACCTTCTTCGAGAAGGCCGAGTACACCCAGGACGGTGTCCGGGTGACGCTGGCCGACGGCAAGGTCTTCGAGGCCGAGGTGCTGCTGGTCGCGGTCGGCCGCGGCCCGGTCTCCGCCGGTCTCGGCTACGAGGAGCAGGGCGTCGCGATGGACCGCGGCTATGTCCTGGCCGACGAGTACATGCGGACGAACGTCCCCACGATCTCCGCGGTCGGCGACCTGGTCCCGACCCTGCAGCTCGCGCACGTCGGCTTCGCCGAGGGCATCCTGGTGGCGGAGCGGCTGGCCGGTCTGAAGACCGTCCCGATCGACTACGACGGTGTGCCCCGGGTGACGTACTGCCACCCCGAGGTCGCCTCCGTGGGCATCACCGAGGCCAAGGCCAAGGAGATCTACGGCGCGGACAAGGTCGTCGCGCTCAAGTACAACCTGGGCGGCAACGGCAAGAGCAAGATCCTCAAGACTCAGGGCGAGATCAAGCTCGTGCAGGTCAAGGACGGTGCCGTAGTCGGCGTGCACATGGTCGGCGACCGGATGGGCGAGCAGATCGGCGAAGCCCAGCTGATCTACAACTGGGAGGCGCTGCCGTCCGAGGTGGCACAGCTCATCCACGCCCACCCGACGCAGAACGAGGCGCTCGGCGAGGCCCACCTGGCGCTGGCCGGCAAGCCGCTGCACGCCCACGACTGA
- the sucB gene encoding 2-oxoglutarate dehydrogenase, E2 component, dihydrolipoamide succinyltransferase: MPVSVTLPALGESVTEGTVTRWLKAEGEHVEADEPLLEVSTDKVDTEIPAPASGILASIKVAEDETVEVGAELAIIDDGTGASAAAPAPVAEAAPAPAPAAAPAPAPVAEAPAPAPVAEAAPAAAPAGGASGTDVVLPALGESVTEGTVTRWLKQVGESVEEDEPLLEVSTDKVDTEIPAPTAGVLLEIVVGEDETAEVGAKLAVIGAAGAAPAAAPAPAAPAPAPVAAPAPVAPAAPAPVAEAPAPAPAPQPVQAPAPVAAPAPAAPAAPAPLAAPAAPSVGDAYVTPLVRKLASENGVDLSAVQGSGVGGRIRKQDVVAAAEAARAAAPAPVPAAAAAPAPAAAKAPVLEVSPLRGQTVKMTRMRKLIGDNMLKALHSQAQLTTVVEVDVTKLMRLRNQAKAGFAAREGVKLSPMPFFVKAAAQALKAHPIVNARINEDEGTITYFDSENIGIAVDSEKGLMTPVIKGAGDLNLAGIAKKTAELAGAVRTNKIRPDDLAGATFTISNTGSRGALFDTVIVPPTQAAILGIGATVKRPAVIETADGTVIGVRDMVYLSLSYDHRLVDGADAARYLTTVKAILEAGEFEVELGL, translated from the coding sequence ATGCCGGTTTCCGTAACCCTTCCGGCGCTCGGTGAGAGCGTCACCGAAGGCACCGTCACCCGCTGGCTGAAGGCCGAGGGCGAGCACGTCGAGGCCGACGAGCCGTTGCTCGAGGTCTCGACCGACAAGGTCGACACCGAGATCCCCGCCCCGGCCTCCGGGATCCTGGCCTCCATCAAGGTCGCCGAGGACGAGACCGTCGAGGTCGGCGCCGAGCTGGCGATCATCGACGACGGTACGGGTGCCTCGGCCGCCGCCCCGGCGCCCGTCGCCGAGGCCGCGCCCGCGCCCGCCCCGGCGGCCGCTCCGGCTCCGGCCCCGGTCGCCGAGGCTCCGGCCCCCGCGCCGGTGGCCGAGGCCGCCCCGGCCGCCGCCCCCGCCGGTGGCGCGTCCGGTACGGACGTCGTCCTGCCCGCGCTCGGTGAGAGCGTCACCGAGGGCACCGTCACCCGCTGGCTGAAGCAGGTCGGCGAGTCGGTCGAGGAGGACGAGCCGCTGCTGGAGGTGTCCACCGACAAGGTCGACACCGAGATTCCCGCCCCGACCGCCGGTGTGCTGCTGGAGATCGTGGTCGGCGAGGACGAGACGGCCGAGGTCGGCGCCAAGCTGGCCGTGATCGGTGCCGCCGGTGCGGCTCCGGCCGCCGCGCCCGCGCCCGCGGCCCCCGCGCCGGCTCCGGTGGCCGCCCCGGCCCCGGTCGCCCCTGCGGCTCCCGCGCCGGTCGCCGAGGCTCCGGCCCCCGCGCCGGCTCCGCAGCCGGTGCAGGCTCCGGCTCCGGTGGCCGCGCCGGCTCCGGCCGCCCCGGCCGCGCCCGCGCCCCTCGCGGCCCCCGCCGCGCCGTCCGTCGGTGACGCGTACGTGACCCCGCTGGTCCGTAAGCTCGCCTCCGAGAACGGCGTGGACCTGTCCGCGGTCCAGGGCTCCGGTGTCGGTGGCCGGATCCGCAAGCAGGATGTCGTCGCGGCGGCCGAGGCCGCCCGCGCCGCCGCTCCGGCCCCGGTCCCCGCCGCTGCCGCCGCCCCGGCGCCGGCCGCCGCGAAGGCCCCGGTCCTCGAGGTCTCCCCGCTGCGCGGGCAGACGGTCAAGATGACCCGGATGCGCAAGCTCATCGGCGACAACATGCTGAAGGCGCTGCACAGCCAGGCGCAGCTCACCACGGTCGTCGAGGTCGACGTCACCAAGCTGATGCGGCTGCGCAACCAGGCCAAGGCCGGCTTCGCCGCCCGTGAGGGCGTCAAGCTCTCCCCGATGCCCTTCTTCGTGAAGGCCGCGGCCCAGGCGCTGAAGGCCCACCCGATCGTGAACGCCCGGATCAACGAGGACGAGGGCACCATCACCTACTTCGACTCGGAGAACATCGGCATCGCCGTGGACTCCGAGAAGGGCCTGATGACCCCGGTCATCAAGGGTGCGGGTGATCTGAACCTCGCCGGTATCGCCAAGAAGACCGCGGAGCTCGCGGGTGCCGTGCGCACCAACAAGATCCGTCCGGACGATCTGGCGGGCGCCACGTTCACCATCAGCAACACCGGTTCGCGCGGTGCGCTCTTCGACACCGTCATCGTGCCGCCCACCCAGGCCGCGATCCTGGGCATCGGCGCCACGGTGAAGCGCCCGGCCGTCATCGAGACCGCCGACGGCACCGTCATCGGCGTCCGCGACATGGTCTACCTGTCGCTCTCCTACGACCACCGTCTGGTGGACGGCGCCGACGCCGCCCGCTACCTGACGACGGTCAAGGCGATCCTGGAGGCCGGCGAGTTCGAGGTCGAGCTCGGCCTGTAA
- a CDS encoding GntR family transcriptional regulator: MTPPVVHSLREQIREHIVEGIVSGRWKPGERIVERGIATELQVSQTPVREALRELESLRLIESVPNKGVRVRNLSAADLEESYPVRAGLEQIAAELAAEKLARDCSALTPHVAALYEADGAGDSAGQVRHTVGFHRELVRAADNAVLLHTWEGLGIEVFTALSIRWLGTVQQSYAEEHQALVDAFQRRDPEIGPLVKAHVLGCAPRA; this comes from the coding sequence ATGACCCCGCCCGTCGTCCACTCGCTCCGGGAACAGATCCGCGAGCACATCGTGGAGGGCATCGTCAGCGGTCGCTGGAAGCCCGGTGAGCGGATCGTCGAGCGGGGCATCGCGACCGAGCTCCAGGTCTCCCAGACGCCCGTACGCGAGGCGCTGCGGGAGCTGGAGAGCCTGCGGCTGATCGAATCGGTGCCGAACAAGGGCGTACGGGTCCGGAATCTCTCGGCGGCGGATCTGGAGGAGAGCTACCCGGTCCGGGCGGGCCTGGAGCAGATCGCGGCCGAACTGGCGGCGGAGAAGCTGGCCCGGGACTGCTCGGCGCTGACCCCGCACGTCGCGGCGTTGTACGAGGCCGACGGCGCGGGCGACTCCGCGGGCCAGGTACGCCACACGGTCGGTTTCCACCGCGAACTGGTGCGGGCGGCGGACAACGCGGTCCTGCTGCACACCTGGGAGGGCCTGGGCATCGAGGTCTTCACGGCCCTGTCCATCCGCTGGCTGGGCACGGTCCAGCAGTCGTACGCGGAGGAGCACCAGGCCCTGGTGGACGCCTTCCAGCGGCGGGACCCGGAGATCGGGCCGCTGGTGAAGGCGCACGTCCTGGGCTGCGCGCCGCGCGCCTGA
- the aceE gene encoding pyruvate dehydrogenase (acetyl-transferring), homodimeric type translates to MTDPVGKLPSELDQLPDRDAEETAEWAASLDAVAQHAGPHRAAYLMRRTLQHAEKAGVPVPRLLETDYVNTIPTSAEPAFDGDEAMETRITAWNRWNAAAMVTRGARLGVGGHIATFASAAWLYETGFNHFFRGKEGDGSGDQLYIQGHASPGIYARAFLDGRLTEAHLDNFRQEAGGAGLPSYPHPRRLPWLWEFPTVSMGLGPLSAIYQARFNRYLHNRSIKDTANSHVWAFLGDGEMDEPESTAALALAARERLDNLTFVINCNLQRLDGPVRANFKIVQELEAQFRGAGWNVVKTLWGNAWDDLFALDTTGALVRRLREVPDAQFQTYATRDIAYIREHFFGAEPALAELAKVLTDAKIAECFYTSRGGHEARKVYAAYRAALAHKGAPTVILAQTVKGHTLGKGFASKNANHQMKKLSVDEFKDMRELLGLPIPDSAFADGLVPYGHPGPDSPEVRYLQERRAALGGPAPVRRVHQVVLPEPEDRGFKALQKGSGNQEMATTMAFVRLVKDLMRDKETGRRWVPIVPDEARTFGMESLFPSAGIYSPLGQTYEPVDRDQLMYYKEATDGQILNEGITEAGAMADFIAAATSYATHGEPMIPFYIFYSMFGWQRTGDQMWQLADQLGKGFIVGATAGRTTLTGEGLQHADGHSHLIASTNPASLNYDPAFAYEIAVIVKDGLRRMYGPDAEDVFYYLTVYNEPKPQPAMPEGVEEGILKGLYRFREGIAPRQDSPRLQLLASGTAIHWVLEAQRMLADEWGVTADVWSATSWGELRRDALEADEALLRGEERTPYVRRALAGAPGPVIAVSDWMRQVPDQISQWVEQDWSSLGTDGFGLSDTREAARRHFGVDAPSITVAALAQLARRGEVPASAVKEARERYGL, encoded by the coding sequence ATGACCGACCCCGTAGGCAAGCTTCCGAGCGAGCTGGACCAGCTCCCGGATCGCGATGCCGAGGAGACCGCCGAATGGGCGGCATCTCTCGATGCCGTCGCCCAGCACGCCGGTCCCCACCGCGCCGCGTACCTGATGCGCCGCACCCTTCAGCACGCCGAGAAGGCGGGCGTACCCGTACCCCGGTTGCTGGAGACGGACTACGTCAACACCATCCCCACCTCCGCCGAACCCGCCTTTGACGGCGACGAGGCGATGGAAACACGGATCACGGCCTGGAACCGCTGGAACGCGGCCGCCATGGTGACCCGCGGCGCCCGCCTCGGCGTCGGCGGTCATATCGCGACCTTCGCGTCGGCGGCCTGGCTCTACGAGACCGGCTTCAACCACTTCTTCCGCGGGAAGGAGGGCGACGGCAGCGGCGACCAGCTCTACATCCAGGGCCACGCCTCGCCCGGCATATACGCCCGCGCCTTCCTCGACGGCCGTCTCACCGAGGCCCACCTCGACAACTTCCGCCAGGAAGCGGGCGGCGCCGGTCTGCCGTCGTACCCGCATCCGCGCCGGCTGCCCTGGCTGTGGGAGTTCCCGACGGTCTCCATGGGCCTGGGCCCGCTCTCCGCGATCTACCAGGCGCGGTTCAACCGCTACCTCCACAACCGGTCGATCAAGGACACCGCCAACTCGCACGTCTGGGCGTTCCTCGGCGACGGCGAGATGGACGAGCCCGAGTCGACCGCGGCCCTCGCGCTGGCGGCCCGGGAGCGGCTCGACAACCTGACCTTCGTCATCAACTGCAACCTGCAGCGCCTCGACGGTCCGGTCCGCGCCAACTTCAAGATCGTTCAGGAGCTGGAGGCCCAGTTCCGCGGTGCCGGCTGGAACGTCGTGAAGACGCTCTGGGGCAACGCCTGGGACGACCTGTTCGCCCTCGACACCACCGGTGCGCTGGTCCGCCGGCTGCGTGAGGTGCCGGACGCCCAGTTCCAGACGTACGCGACCCGTGACATCGCGTACATCCGCGAGCACTTCTTCGGTGCCGAGCCCGCCCTCGCCGAACTGGCGAAGGTGCTCACGGACGCCAAGATCGCCGAATGCTTCTACACCTCCCGCGGCGGCCACGAGGCCCGCAAGGTGTACGCGGCCTACCGCGCCGCCCTCGCCCACAAGGGCGCGCCGACCGTGATCCTCGCGCAGACCGTGAAGGGCCACACCCTCGGCAAGGGCTTCGCGTCGAAGAACGCGAACCACCAGATGAAGAAGCTCTCCGTCGACGAGTTCAAGGACATGCGGGAGCTCCTCGGGCTGCCGATTCCGGACAGCGCGTTCGCCGACGGTCTGGTCCCCTACGGCCACCCGGGCCCGGACTCCCCCGAGGTCCGTTACCTCCAGGAGCGGCGCGCGGCCCTCGGTGGCCCCGCCCCGGTCCGCCGGGTGCACCAGGTGGTGCTGCCCGAGCCGGAGGACCGCGGTTTCAAGGCCCTCCAGAAGGGTTCCGGCAACCAGGAGATGGCCACCACCATGGCCTTCGTCCGCCTGGTGAAGGACCTGATGCGGGACAAGGAGACCGGCCGCCGCTGGGTGCCGATCGTCCCCGACGAGGCCCGTACCTTCGGTATGGAGTCGCTGTTCCCGTCCGCGGGCATCTACTCGCCGCTGGGCCAGACGTACGAGCCGGTCGACCGCGACCAGCTGATGTACTACAAGGAGGCCACCGACGGCCAGATCCTCAACGAGGGGATCACCGAGGCCGGGGCCATGGCGGACTTCATCGCCGCCGCGACGTCGTACGCGACGCACGGCGAGCCGATGATCCCGTTCTACATCTTCTACTCGATGTTCGGCTGGCAGCGCACCGGCGACCAGATGTGGCAGCTGGCCGACCAGCTCGGCAAGGGCTTCATCGTCGGTGCCACGGCGGGCCGCACCACCCTGACCGGTGAGGGCCTCCAGCACGCGGACGGCCATTCGCATCTGATCGCGTCCACGAACCCGGCGTCGCTCAACTACGACCCGGCGTTCGCGTACGAGATCGCCGTGATCGTCAAGGACGGTCTGCGCCGGATGTACGGTCCGGACGCCGAGGACGTCTTCTACTACCTGACGGTCTACAACGAGCCCAAGCCGCAGCCCGCGATGCCGGAGGGCGTCGAGGAGGGCATCCTCAAGGGTCTGTACCGCTTCCGGGAGGGCATCGCGCCCCGCCAGGACTCGCCGCGGCTCCAGCTGCTGGCGTCCGGTACGGCGATCCACTGGGTGCTGGAGGCGCAGCGGATGCTCGCCGACGAGTGGGGCGTCACGGCCGATGTGTGGTCGGCGACGTCCTGGGGCGAGCTGCGCCGGGACGCCCTGGAGGCGGACGAGGCGCTGCTCCGCGGCGAGGAGCGCACCCCGTACGTCCGTCGGGCACTGGCCGGGGCACCGGGTCCGGTCATCGCGGTCAGCGACTGGATGCGGCAGGTTCCTGACCAGATCAGCCAGTGGGTCGAGCAGGACTGGTCCTCCCTCGGCACCGACGGCTTCGGCCTGTCGGACACCCGTGAGGCGGCGCGCCGGCACTTCGGCGTGGACGCCCCTTCGATCACCGTGGCGGCGCTGGCCCAGCTCGCGCGGCGCGGCGAGGTTCCGGCCTCGGCGGTGAAGGAAGCGCGGGAGCGCTACGGGCTCTGA
- a CDS encoding MerR family transcriptional regulator: MFTIGDFARHGRVSARMLRHYDAIGLLRPEHTDPRTGYRHYAAAQLAVLNRIVALKDLGFTLDQVRRILDDRVGTEELRGMLLLRRAELEAAMAAAAGRLDGVEARLRSIENEGRMPVDDVVLKSVPAVRVAELTATARSYGPEDIGPVIGPLYDELFRRLAAAGVSPAGPGIAYYESESGGGSEGGDGAVLVHASVTVAADARPGPDIAVVVLPALERAATIVHRGSMDTVVPTSQTLARWIDAHGHRSAGYAREVTLECPPDREKWVTELQEPLLRQPVRA; encoded by the coding sequence GTGTTCACCATCGGGGATTTCGCCCGCCACGGCCGGGTGTCCGCCCGGATGCTCCGGCACTACGACGCGATCGGACTGCTGCGCCCCGAGCACACCGATCCGCGTACGGGCTACCGCCACTACGCGGCCGCCCAGCTCGCGGTCCTCAACCGGATCGTCGCCCTGAAGGACCTCGGCTTCACCCTGGATCAGGTACGGCGGATCCTCGACGACCGGGTCGGTACGGAGGAGCTGCGGGGCATGCTGCTGCTGCGCCGGGCCGAGCTGGAGGCGGCGATGGCGGCGGCCGCCGGGCGGCTCGACGGGGTCGAGGCACGGCTGCGGTCCATCGAGAACGAGGGCCGGATGCCGGTCGACGACGTCGTCCTGAAGTCCGTCCCCGCGGTCCGGGTCGCCGAGCTGACGGCCACCGCCCGGAGTTACGGACCGGAGGACATCGGCCCGGTCATCGGTCCGCTCTACGACGAGCTGTTCCGGCGGCTCGCGGCGGCGGGCGTCTCCCCGGCGGGCCCGGGGATCGCGTACTACGAGAGCGAAAGCGGAGGCGGCAGCGAGGGCGGGGACGGGGCGGTCCTGGTGCATGCGTCGGTGACGGTCGCGGCGGACGCCCGGCCGGGCCCGGATATCGCGGTCGTGGTGCTTCCGGCGCTGGAGCGGGCGGCGACGATCGTGCACCGCGGCTCGATGGACACGGTCGTTCCGACGTCCCAGACGCTCGCCCGCTGGATCGACGCGCACGGCCACCGCTCGGCCGGCTATGCGCGGGAGGTGACCCTGGAGTGCCCGCCGGACCGGGAGAAGTGGGTCACCGAACTCCAGGAGCCCCTGCTCCGGCAGCCGGTCCGGGCATGA
- a CDS encoding helix-turn-helix transcriptional regulator, producing the protein MRAARLIRMVLLLQARPSMTAAELARELEVSERTVSRDALALSEAGVPVYADRGRTGGYRLIGGYRTRLTGLGRSEAEALFLSGLPGALRDMGLEDAASAARLKVSAALLPSLRDAQHTAAQRFHLDAPGWYQEPATPPLLAELADAVWRDRRVTVAYANRLGEGVERVLEPHGLVLKAGVWYLCARVADGRGAAGAEAGPAPAGPGESGTSGTSGPGTPGTAPVAAGSGPPRTTTADSGPPRTTTADSPFRVYRIDRFSAVGPAAASTAPDASPGAFADSGPDYGGFDRDPDFDLPAFWEERAAQFARSILRSEVVLRLTAEGARRLPRMTDRAAALEALAAAAEPDGRGRVTVTLAVESTEVAYAQVLSLGPEAEALAPPELRTALARAAARTAEQYGAPPPAAGEPV; encoded by the coding sequence ATGCGCGCTGCCCGGCTGATCAGAATGGTCCTGCTGCTCCAGGCGAGGCCCTCGATGACGGCGGCGGAGCTGGCCCGGGAGCTGGAGGTCTCCGAGCGCACCGTCAGCCGGGACGCGCTCGCCCTCTCCGAGGCGGGGGTGCCGGTCTACGCGGACCGGGGCCGGACCGGCGGCTACCGGCTCATCGGCGGCTACCGCACCCGGCTCACCGGTCTGGGCCGCAGCGAGGCCGAGGCGCTGTTCCTGTCCGGACTGCCGGGAGCTCTGCGCGATATGGGTCTGGAGGACGCGGCATCGGCCGCCCGGCTGAAGGTCTCGGCCGCCCTGCTGCCCTCGCTCCGTGACGCCCAGCACACCGCGGCACAGCGCTTCCATCTCGACGCGCCGGGCTGGTACCAGGAGCCGGCGACCCCGCCGCTGCTCGCGGAGCTGGCGGACGCGGTGTGGCGGGACCGGCGGGTGACGGTGGCGTACGCGAACCGTCTCGGCGAGGGGGTCGAGCGGGTGCTGGAGCCGCACGGTCTGGTGCTGAAGGCGGGTGTCTGGTACCTCTGCGCGCGGGTGGCCGACGGCCGCGGCGCCGCGGGAGCCGAAGCCGGCCCGGCTCCGGCGGGACCGGGCGAGTCCGGTACGTCCGGCACATCCGGACCCGGTACCCCCGGCACCGCGCCTGTCGCGGCCGGCTCGGGCCCACCCCGTACCACCACGGCCGACTCGGGCCCACCCCGTACCACCACGGCCGACTCCCCCTTCCGGGTCTATCGCATCGACCGCTTCTCCGCGGTCGGGCCCGCCGCCGCGTCCACCGCTCCGGACGCCTCCCCCGGCGCCTTCGCGGACAGCGGCCCCGACTACGGCGGTTTCGACCGCGACCCGGACTTCGACCTTCCGGCCTTCTGGGAGGAGCGGGCGGCCCAGTTCGCCCGCTCCATCCTGCGGTCCGAGGTGGTGCTCCGGCTGACGGCCGAGGGCGCGCGGCGGCTGCCGCGGATGACGGACCGGGCCGCCGCCCTGGAGGCGCTGGCCGCCGCCGCGGAACCGGACGGCCGGGGCCGGGTGACGGTCACACTCGCCGTCGAATCCACCGAGGTGGCGTACGCCCAGGTGCTCTCCCTGGGCCCGGAGGCGGAGGCGCTGGCCCCGCCGGAACTGCGGACGGCCCTCGCCCGGGCGGCGGCGCGGACGG